In Choristoneura fumiferana chromosome 21, NRCan_CFum_1, whole genome shotgun sequence, a single genomic region encodes these proteins:
- the Cp190 gene encoding centrosome-associated zinc finger protein CP190 gives MSDLKQVKVDNWGIYFLQRLKHFFNRTDYCDLTLQFQDNAQLKVHRLVLSACTEYFELLERTCEMYEDCLVMPDDLQADVVVPIVNFMYTGQLEFKVELLEKLYQTSEIMNMPVLSKLLDAQRQQVQVIKPPPIHSYGGIKQYAKGATSKQKAPVPSTSSSKRSFSKAFESEVVREKQSIRHASTSNSNNGGYLAPSPMHVENHYPVKKSLAKGEPRPTRYELPEELDTDNIYESSFTDISYTSAPLMVHPETTKRYSSKRGQYNAPSSSKRFSQGPSTVEIVECRKVSKEENLYEEDSMLDDTDMFGRDLLAPEPVHKNTNQLFDQILDTNTGPKVTIEAKNSKQASKLDHAKIISEVLKKYPHLVKSNKNIKLKLLDTPNSKPTKKRPITPQSLPKEEVKIKSEPDYTYETEVLDSVKAAKLIAMGADNVNGPWICLICGTPGRALHFTSYYKFRRHLVEVHNEKPVSNMCEYCGLKSMKRNYLLHHQYTKHGKKPPPQYHFPKCNLCNYVALNEGFLVKHKISHAETKNFRCNVCAAAFNSSSMLLMHIQNTGHKYSAEKKTNLQCVYCLKVFLRESNLYAHLKTNHKLEAKTDCIIDDSDEERQEEEPIRRVDRKPYKFEIPVSYDQESDEEVPYINPHKPVVTEKPRRHRVVTSTPRQKILNSGFSAPIPTTSPAQPPQKKPNPQPIHNQYLKDESMELSNSGQDEIIMIGDTEYIMRDNQLIPKNSKILENDQYILSDMMHPDVDQTLNTLTADSTLEFSNIHHQDISEPDIKLNKKPVMNQPIQIVVSNEDEYKALMSSNHSIIFDDSDTNKRLTVLAGPHESTLDGTTIDLDNTQSNEMMIIQDDYPLNVSEAVSADNSNIVVVYSHPVGDQTKPYQLITSQALGGAQFVSTSAVLTRNYNAVTTSAAIVNTQIMDHGNWHDNIGHNIDSQQIQVPQESDLQVLTNVEEVVMAPTENEIQDKLEELPEVHMLPVVQKDDIPQEPQIEHMEETLIQHNDHVDIPAVENTVEEVRDAPTMPIEEQQTSVPVQSIEDMDTITMESEEPAAITLQAENNDATVQMQTQEQVSAEGEEKYDEILEEPEVEEETTKNVTASETEDLQNQKFTQPEEEMRVQEPVEDNAHSFAPSKEQIQNLTSEWSEDDDEIAHERENILIDNIEKPSDVENAENNSVELEESIENIQQEMEKQMTQIVAIEAIEECGSPIQEEMNTAQELHENSPDDAVPPCPEKISSLLNDWDENDSQEGNGNENAEGTLETADNTEDGENGASAEADEASVEKDVPKKDDKIKSLVSDWDDEEEEGNKE, from the coding sequence ATGTCCGATCTTAAGCAAGTGAAAGTTGATAACTGGGGAATATATTTCCTACAGCGGTTAAAGCATTTTTTCAATCGAACCGACTACTGCGACCTGACGCTCCAGTTCCAGGACAATGCCCAGTTGAAAGTCCATCGGTTAGTGCTCAGTGCTTGCACTGAGTACTTCGAATTGCTAGAGCGGACATGCGAGATGTACGAGGACTGTTTAGTGATGCCAGACGACCTGCAAGCCGACGTAGTCGTTCCAATCGTCAATTTTATGTACACAGGCCAACTGGAGTTCAAAGTAGAGTTGTTGGAAAAACTGTATCAAACTTCCGAGATAATGAATATGCCCGTGTTATCCAAGCTTCTCGACGCTCAACGGCAACAGGTACAGGTGATAAAACCTCCTCCGATACACAGCTACGGTGGTATTAAACAGTATGCTAAAGGTGCAACTAGCAAACAGAAAGCCCCAGTACCTTCCACAAGTAGCTCAAAACGCTCATTCTCAAAGGCTTTCGAGTCTGAAGTAGTAAGAGAAAAACAAAGCATCAGGCATGCCTCAACTAGCAACTCTAATAATGGTGGATACCTTGCACCTTCTCCTATGCATGTAGAAAATCATTACCCTGTCAAAAAGTCACTGGCTAAAGGTGAGCCGCGGCCCACAAGATACGAATTGCCTGAAGAATTGGATACTGATAATATCTATGAAAGTTCTTTCACTGATATATCTTATACATCAGCACCTTTAATGGTGCATCCAGAAACAACTAAGCGCTATTCATCCAAAAGGGGACAGTACAACGCCCCATCAAGTTCAAAACGATTTTCTCAGGGTCCGTCTACTGTTGAGATAGTAGAATGCAGAAAGGTATCTAAGGAGGAGAATTTATATGAAGAAGACTCTATGTTGGATGACACAGATATGTTTGGAAGAGACCTCTTAGCCCCTGAGCCAGTTCATAAAAATACCAACCAACTCTTTGACCAAATATTAGACACTAATACAGGTCCCAAAGTCACCATAGAAGCAAAGAatagcaagcaagcaagcaaactTGATCATGCAAAAATTATCAGTGAGGTATTAAAGAAATATCCGCACTTAGTGAAAAGCAACAAAAACATTAAGCTTAAACTGTTAGATACTCCAAACAGCAAACCCACCAAGAAGAGGCCAATAACACCGCAAAGTTTGCCTAAAGAAGAGGTGAAGATCAAGTCTGAACCAGATTATACATATGAAACTGAGGTATTGGATTCTGTTAAAGCTGCAAAGCTTATTGCTATGGGTGCTGACAATGTCAATGGACCCTGGATCTGTCTCATCTGTGGTACACCAGGACGAGCCTTACACTTTACCTCGTACTACAAATTCCGCCGTCACTTGGTTGAAGTACATAATGAAAAGCCTGTTTCGAATATGTGTGAATATTGTGGTCTTAAATCAATGAAGAGAAACTATTTACTGCATCACCAGTACACCAAACATGGCAAGAAGCCTCCGCCTCAGTATCACTTCCCGAAATGCAACTTGTGCAATTATGTAGCACTGAATGAAGGATTCCTTGTCAAACACAAGATCTCACATGCTGAAACTAAGAACTTCCGTTGCAATGTTTGCGCTGCAGCCTTCAACTCTTCATCAATGTTGTTAATGCATATACAAAACACTGGCCACAAATACAGTGCTGAGAAGAAAACAAATCTCCAATGTGTCTACTGCCTTAAGgtatttttacgtgaaagcaacCTTTATGCTCACCTCAAGACTAATCACAAGCTTGAAGCAAAAACTGACTGCATCATTGATGACTCTGATGAAGAGAGACAAGAGGAGGAACCAATTCGAAGGGTAGATCGTAAGCCCTACAAATTTGAAATACCTGTTTCCTATGATCAAGAATCCGATGAAGAAGTGCCGTATATAAACCCTCATAAACCTGTTGTCACGGAGAAACCAAGGAGGCACCGAGTAGTAACTTCTACGCCCAGACAGAAAATTCTAAATTCTGGATTTTCTGCTCCAATACCAACAACATCACCTGCACAGCCTCCTCAGAAGAAGCCTAACCCACAACCAATACATAATCAGTACTTGAAAGATGAAAGCATGGAACTATCTAACTCAGGTCAAGATGAAATTATAATGATTGGTGATACTGAATATATTATGAGGGATAATCAACTTATACCTAAAAATTCGAAGATATTGGAAAATGATCAATACATTTTGTCAGACATGATGCATCCAGATGTTGATCAAACACTAAATACTTTGACAGCAGATTCAACATTAGAGTTTTCCAATATACACCATCAAGACATCAGTGAGcctgacataaaattaaataagaaaccAGTTATGAACCAACCTATTCAAATCGTTGTTTCAAATGAAGATGAGTATAAAGCTTTGATGTCTTCCAATCATTCAATAATATTTGATGACTCTGACACAAATAAAAGGCTAACCGTATTGGCTGGTCCTCATGAATCAACCCTAGATGGCACAACAATCGATCTAGACAACACACAGTCTAATGAGATGATGATCATTCAAGATGATTACCCATTGAATGTTTCTGAGGCAGTTTCAGCTGATAACTCTAACATTGTTGTTGTTTACAGTCACCCTGTAGGTGATCAGACTAAACCATACCAATTGATAACATCCCAAGCTCTTGGTGGTGCACAGTTTGTTTCCACCTCCGCTGTTCTCACGCGAAACTATAACGCTGTGACAACTTCTGCTGCTATTGTAAACACTCAGATAATGGACCATGGTAATTGGCATGACAATATTGGTCATAATATTGACAGTCAACAGATACAAGTGCCTCAGGAGTCAGACCTTCAAGTGCTGACTAATGTTGAAGAAGTTGTTATGGCCCCAACAGAAAATGAAATTCAAGATAAGTTGGAAGAGCTCCCTGAAGTACACATGTTACCTGTGGTGCAGAAAGATGACATTCCTCAGGAACCACAAATAGAACACATGGAAGAAACATTAATACAGCATAATGATCATGTTGATATTCCAGCTGTAGAAAACACAGTAGAAGAAGTTAGAGATGCGCCGACAATGCCCATCGAAGAACAACAAACTTCTGTACCTGTGCAAAGTATTGAAGACATGGATACAATCACCATGGAAAGTGAAGAACCAGCCGCAATAACTCTGCAAGCAGAAAATAATGATGCTACTGTGCAAATGCAAACTCAAGAACAAGTTTCTGCTGAAGGTGAAGAAAAATATGATGAAATATTAGAGGAGCCAGAAGTTGAAGAAGAAACTACTAAGAATGTAACTGCGTCTGAGACAGAAGATTTACAGAACCAAAAATTTACACAGCCTGAAGAGGAAATGCGTGTGCAAGAACCGGTTGAAGACAATGCTCATTCCTTTGCGCCCTCTAAAGaacaaattcaaaatttgaCATCAGAGTGgtctgaagatgatgatgaaatagcacatgaaagagaaaACATATTAATTGATAATATTGAAAAACCCAGTGATGTAGAAAATGCTGAAAACAACTCTGTTGAGTTGGAAGAA